The Lactuca sativa cultivar Salinas chromosome 2, Lsat_Salinas_v11, whole genome shotgun sequence genome includes a window with the following:
- the LOC111902983 gene encoding pollen-specific leucine-rich repeat extensin-like protein 1 — protein sequence MADAMLSSIATFHMTKIIVSDPTKFMFNGSIPETINQLRGGRSRNQRKQRTKVHHLMLRQPKSEKADKAVPSSPKKKKVKKMARKPKESSLANSDEEQEVHVEGLQRGNTPPRSPTPEVQPHVSIPTPPPSRNPTTTLISVAPIPLLVSSQPTTIAPLPPPIFSQTTTTNTTEPPVHVSVSNTGAPTGDTETPVTTKPSFTISFYRFKTYY from the exons ATGGCAGATGCAATGTTGTCTTCAATCGCCACCTTTCACATGACAAAAATCATTGTTTCTGATCCCACCAAGTTCATGTTCAATGGGTCAATTCCTGAAACGAT AAACCAGCTAAGAGGGGGAAGAAGCAGGAATCAAAGAAAACAGAGAACGAAGGTCCATCATCTCATGTTGAGACAACCAAAAAGCGAAAAAGCTGACAAAGCAGTTCCTTCCTCTCCAAAAAAGAAAAAGGTCAAGAAAATGGCGAGAAAACCAAAGGAATCTTCGCTTGCTAACTCAGATGAGGAACAGGAGGTTCACGTTGAAGGCTTACAAAGGGGAAACACACCTCCACGATCTCCAACTCCTGAGGTACAACCTCATGTTTCTATTCCTACTCCTCCTCCATCTAGGAATCCTACTACAACACTAATTTCAGTTGCTCCAATACCACTACTTGTCTCTTCTCAACCTACTACCATTGCTCCACTTCCACCTCCAATCTTTTCTCAAACTACAACAACCAATACAACCGAACCTCCGGTTCATGTCAGCGTATCTAATACGGGGGCCCCTACCGGAGACACCGAAACCCCTGTTACCACTAAACCCTCTTTCACCATCTCCTTCTACAGATTCAAAACCTATTATTAG